The following nucleotide sequence is from Salvelinus sp. IW2-2015 unplaced genomic scaffold, ASM291031v2 Un_scaffold3047, whole genome shotgun sequence.
CCTCAGATTATTCAAACCAAGGAAGCCGATGTGGTAATTAATcccaagagagaggagaagaggagggagaggagaaagagaggagNNNNNNNNNNNNNNNNNNNNNNNNNNNNNNNNNNNNNNNNNNNNNNNNNNNNNNNNNNNNNNNNNNNNNNNNNNNNNNNNNNNNNNNNNNNNNNNNNNNNNNNNNNNNNNNNNNNNNNNNNNNNNNNNNNNNNNNNNNNNNNNNNNNNNNNNNNNNNNNNNNNNNNNNNNNNNNNNNNNNNNNNNNNNNNNNNNNNNNNNNNNNNNNNNNNNNNNNNNNNNNNNNNNNNNNNNNNNNNNNNNNNNNNNNNNNNNNNNNNNNNNNNNNNNNNNNNNNNNNNNNNNNNNNNNNNNNNNNNNNNNNNNNNNNNNNNNNNNNNNNNNNNNNNNNNNNNNNNNNNNNNNNNNNNNNNNNNNNNNNNNNNNNNNNNNNNNNNNNNNNNNNNNNNNNNNNNNNNNNNNNNNNNNNNNNNNNNNNNNNNNNNNNNNNNNNNNNNNNNNNNNNNNNNNNNNNNNNNNNNNNNNNNNNNNNNNNNNNNNNNNNNNNNNNNNNNNNNNNNNNNNNNNNNNNNNNNNNNNNNNNNNNNNNNNNNNNNNNNNNNNNNNNNNNNNNNNNNNNNNNNNNNNNNNNNNNNNNNNNNNNNNNNNNNNNNNNNNNNNNNNNNNNNNNNNNNNNNNNNNNNNNNNNNNNNNNNNNNNNNNNNNNNNNNNNNNNNNNNNNNNNNNNNNNNNNNNNNNNNNNNNNNNNNNNNNNNNNNNNNNNNNNNNNNNNNNNNNNNNNNNNNNNNNNNNNNNNNNNNNNNNNNNNNNNNNNNNNNNNNNNNNNNNNNNNNNNNNNNNNNNNNNNNNNNNNNNNNNNNNNNNNNNNNNNNNNNNNNNNNNNNNNNNNNNNNNNNNNNNNNNNNNNNNNNNNNNNNNNNNNNNNNNNNNNNNNNNNNNNNNNNNNNNNNNNNNNNNNNNNNNNNNNNNNNNNNNNNNNNNNNNNNNNNNNNNNNNNNNNNNNNNNNNNNNNNNNNNNNNNNNNNNNNNNNNNNNNNNNNNNNNNNNNNNNNNNNNNNNNNNNNNNNNNNNNNNNNNNNNNNNNNNNNNNNNNNNNNNNNNNNNNNNNNNNNNNNNNNNNNNNNNNNNNNNNNNNNNNNNNNNNNNNNNNNNNNNNNNNNNNNNNNNNNNNNNNNNNNNNNNNNNNNNNNNNNNNNNNNNNNNNNNNNNNNNNNNNNNNNNNNNNNNNNNNNNNNNNNNNNNNNNNNNNNNNNNNNNNNNNNNNNNNNNNNNNNNNNNNNNNNNNNNNNNNNNNNNNNNNNNNNNNNNNNNNNNNNNNNNNNNNNNNNNNNNNNNNNNNNNNNNNNNNNNNNNNNNNNNNNNNNNNNNNNNNNNNNNNNNNNNNNNNNNNNNNNNNNNNNNNNNNNNNNNNNNNNNNNNNNNNNNNNNNNNNNNNNNNNNNNNNNNNNNNNNNNNNNNNNNNNNNNNNNNNNNNNNNNNNNNNNNNNNNNNNNNNNNNNNNNNNNNNNNNNNNNNNNNNNNNNNNNNNNNNNNNNNNNNNNNNNNNNNNNNNNNNNNNNNNNNNNNNNNNNNNNNNNNNNNNNNNNNNNNNNNNNNNNNNNNNNNNNNNNNNNNNNNNNNNNNNNNNNNNNNNNNNNNNNNNNNNNNNNNNNNNNNNNNNNNNNNNNNNNNNNNNNNNNNNNNNNNNNNNNNNNNNNNNNNNNNNNNNNNNNNNNNNNNNNNNNNNNNNNNNNNNNNNNNNNNNNNNNNNNNNNNNNNNNNNNNNNNNNNNNNNNNNNNNNNNNNNNNNNNNNNNNNNNNNNNNNNNNNNNNNNNNNNNNNNNNNNNNNNNNNNNNNNNNNNNNNNNNNNNNNNNNNNNNNNNNNNNNNNNNNNNNNNNNNNNNNNNNNNNNNNNNNNNNNNNNNNNNNNNNNNNNNNNNNNNNNNNNNNNNNNNNNNNNNNNNNNNNNNNNNNNNNNNNNNNNNNNNNNNNNNNNNNNNNNNNNNNNNNNNNNNNNNNNNNNNNNNNNNNNNNNNNNNNNNNNNNNNNNNNNNNNNNNNNNNNNNNNNNNNNNNNNNNNNNNNNNNNNNNNNNNNNNNNNNNNNNNNNNNNNNNNNNNNNNNNNNNNNNNNNNNNNNNNNNNNNNNNNNNNNNNNNNNNNNNNNNNNNNNNNNNNNNNNNNNNNNNNNNNNNNNNNNNNNNNNNNNNNNNNNNNNNNNNNNNNNNNNNNNNNNNNNNNNNNNNNNNNNNNNNNNNNNNNNNNNNNNNNNNNNNNNNNNNNNNNNNNNNNNNNNNNNNNNNNNNNNNNNNNNNNNNNNNNNNNNNNNNNNNNNNNNNNNNNNNNNNNNNNNNNNNNNNNNNNNNNNNNNNNNNNNNNNNNNNNNNNNNNNNNNNNNNNNNNNNNNNNNNNNNNNNNNNNNNNNNNNNNNNNNNNNNNNNNNNNNNNNNNNNNNNNNNNNNNNNNNNNNNAAACAGCTGGATTTTATCAGTGCAAAAGAAACATAGaggactttttgttgttgttgttgaaatctTAGGTTCCTCAAAATGATACTCACAATTTTTGCATTCTTGCCACCTTTGCGTAGCTGCTGGACTGCGTAGGCGTGTTCCACGTTGTCCATGGAGACGGCGTTGACCATCGTGACTCTGTCATTCTCcctggaaggaaagagagagagagagagacttgtaaAAACACCGTAAACAACCATGTATaactaaaaatgttttattaatactatcattttgatctcatggactGTCAGTCCTCCCATCCATAGAACCATCTATTCATCTGAGAACGGTACATTTGTTCCAAGCCACATCCCTCAGATATATTCAAACCAAGGAAGCCGATGTGGTAATTAAtcccagagaggggaggggagggagaggagaggagaggagaggagaggagaggagaggagaggagagagagagaggagaggagaggagaggagaggagaggagagagaggagatcttACTGCAGTAGGCCCTCGGCTGGCCCTCCCTTCAAGACGTCCGAGATGACGATGGGAGGTCTCACCACTCTGGAAATGAGGGTTATCCCGACCTCCTGAGATGGCTATCCCAAAGCCAAACCCCGGTGCCTGGTGATACAGAGATGTTTAAAGGGGGTGTTAACTGTCTACCCTGGTGCCGTGTGATACAGAGATGTTAAAGGGCATGTTAACTGTCTACCCTGCGTGATACAGAGATGTTAAAGAGGGTGTTAACCGTCTACCCTGTGTGCCTGTGAACAGAGATTTTAAAGGGGATGTTAAGTGGGTCTACCCTGGTGATACAGAGATGTTAAAGGGGTGTTAACGGTCTACCCTGGTGCCTGGTGCTACAGAGATGTTAAAGGGGTGTTAACGGTGTACCCTGGTGATACAGAGATGTTAAAGGGGGTGTTAACGGTCTACCCTGGTGCCTGGTGATACagaaaccagagagagacacagagactagCATCAGAACACTATAGCATTCacaacaacgagagagagagagttagagtgggagacagagagacagagagacagagagagagagagagagagagagagagttagagtgggagacagagagacagtgagtagagagaaagagagagacagtgagtgagagagaaagagagagacagtgagtgagagagaaagagagaacagcgagagagagagaacacacagacagatagagagaggagacacagatagagagagagagagacacacacacataaggattgagagagagagacacacagatagagagagagagagacacacacagatagattgagagagagagagagagagaggcatgttaGAATAATAACTGTTATCCTCACTAGTAAAACAGCTAGCGAGTTAGCTACTATTTAAACAGCTAGCTACTATTAAACAGCTAGCGAGTTAGCTACTATTAAACAGCTAGCGAGTTAGCTACTATTAAACAGCTAGCACTATTAAACAGCTAGCGAGTTAGCTACTATTAAACACTAGCGAGTTAGCTACTATTAACAGCTAGCGAGTTAGCTACTATTAAACAGCTAGCGAGTCAGCTACTATTAAACAGCTAGCTACTATTAAACAGCTAGCGAGTTAGCTACTATTAAACAACTAGCGAGTTAGCTACTATAAACAGCTAGCGACGGTTAGCTACTATTAAACAGCTAGCGAGTTAGCTACTATTAAACAGCTAGCGAGTTAGCTACTATTAAACAGCTAGCGATTAGACACTTTAACAGTAGCGAGTTAGCTACTATTAAACAGCTAGCGAGTTAGCTACTATTAAACAGCTAGCGAGTTAGCTACTATTAACAGCTAGCGATTTAGCTACTATTAAACAGCTAGCGAGTTAGCTACTATGAACACTAGCGAGTTAGCTATATTAAACAGCAGTTAGCTACTATTAACAACTAGCAGTTAGCTACTATTGAGAACAGCTAGCGAGTTAGCTATTATTAAACAGCTAGCGAGTTAGCTACTATTAAACAGCTAGCTACTAATTAACAGCTAGCGCAGTTAGCTACTATTAAACAACTAGCGAGTTAGCTACTATTAAACAACTACGAGTTAGCTACTATTAAACAGCTAGCGAGTTAGCTACTATAAACAGCTAGCGAGTTAGCTACTATTAAACAAGTGAGATGTCTCTGTGAAGAGCTAAACTCTGAGATAGCCTAAGTGATAACCTCATAACATAGGTACCTTGCAACCGTTTATCCCCTCAAACAGTGACATATAGTAAGATAGTTTTTAACAGTTTCTACATTAGGTGAAGTGACATGGACAGACAAgaaatagagaggaggaggggggggggtctctctctcctctttccttccagGGAGAATGACAGAGTCACGATGGTCAACGCCGTCTCCATGGACAACGTGGAACACGCCTACGCAGTCCAGCAGCTACGSAAAAGTGGCAAGAATGCAAAAATTGTGAGTATCATTTTGAGGAACCTAagatttcaacaacaacaacaaaaaagtcctcTATGTTTCTTTTGCACTGATAAAATCCAGCTGTTAAATATAAATTGGCCAATTCCTTTATCTTAATACCTGGAGGCATAAGTACGCCTGGGAGTCACCAATTATCTGCTAAAACCTGGAGATCATATCTCACCACTTCcactggacacagagagagacaactggAAGTTACACCACTTATTATGTACTAGATCCTGTCTCTTTGGGGCTAACGTcctgtagagagcgagagagagagagagataactggAAGTTTGGGGTGTAATTACACCACTTATTATGTACTAGATCCTGTCTCTTTGGGGCTAACGTcctgtagagcgagagagagagagagagagagagataacgaggaAGAAATGAGGAAAGGAAATTGGTGTGTAATCTAATGACAATGGGCTAAAGTTGTCTTCCTCTTCAGACAATCAGACGGAAGCGGAAGGTGCATGTACCCATGGGTCGTCTGGGGGAGAGGGAGACCATGTCGGAGcatgaggaggacgaggaggacagTTACGACGAAGAGATATACGAGACGCGCTCCACACGCAGCGGCCCCAGTGCCTACAGCGGCGTGGGAGGGGCCTCGGCCCGGCGCAGCGGGAGGAGCACGGGAAGGCGGGACCGGGACAGAGAGCGGGAACGCAGYGGCTCACGGGAGAGGAGTCTCTCCCCGCGGTCCGACCGGCGCTCRCTCAACCAACCCCCGCGGCCCGCCAAAGTCACCCTCGTCAAGTCCCGCAAGAATGAAGGTGAGCATCACAAAGTTGGGATGGAGCCAAATGTGCCGTTTCTCTAGAGAGACATCAAATCATTCACAATAGAAATGATGTCAAGAACTAaatgggagttgtagttttcattaagcaaatattcaacctagttcagtgcAGAAACGTGGTCTCTCTTTTGTCCTGctattttctcctcctcttttgcTCCTCTTCTCTTGGGGGATTAATTACCACATCAGGCTTCCTTGTTCTCGATATAAAGTTGAGGGATAGCTTGGCGGTTGAACAATAATTGTTATGGGCCAACAGTTTTCTTCCAGGGATGACATAGATGGTGGTTCTAAATCGGATGGGAGGACTGGCGACACTGTCCGGATGAGATCACAAAAGGATATGTTTAAGATCAGAAACACTTTTTTCAGTTGTAACTGTGGCTTGTTTTTGTACAGGTAGTTGTTACAAGTCTCGCGggtcatcttctcctcctcctttccttccgTGGTGAAATGACAGAGTCAGCGCTGGTTGCATAGGGCGCGCCGTACTCCATGGACAAGGGGGATGGAAGCTATCGCTCCTTTACGACATGCTCAGTTGGACAGCTGCAAGCGGAAGAAGTGGAAGAATGCGGAAAATTGTTGAGTAGGTTGCTTATTTGTTGAGGAACCTATAAGATTTTTAAACAACTCGAAGCTTTAAGTCCTTTTGTTTCTTATTTGCTTTTCTTTGTTAGGTAAGAATTCGGGGTTGAGGATCTATAAACCTTAGGGTCCAtcatttccttttttttcttaatACCAGCTGGAGGATTTTCAATGTACTGGACCTGGGAGTCACCATTAATCTGCTTTAAACCTGGAGATCAATAGCTGAGCGCATTACCTTCCTCGGCAGACTGTTGGACACAGAGTAGAAGGATCTCATACTTGGATTAGGTTACAGGCTGAACCATTCTTCATTCTATGGTACTTGCACCATTAGATCCTGTCTCTTTGGGGCTAACGTcctgtagagagcgagagagagatgagagaataaCTGGAAGTTTTGGGGTGTTAATTACACCACTTATATATGTACTAGTATCCTTGTCGTCTCTTGGGGTTAACGTGCCTGTATGAGCCgtagatgagggagagaagaggagagagataacgagGAAGAAATGAGGAAAGGAAAGATTGGTGGTGATTTCTAATGAACAATGGGCTAAAGTTGTCTTCCTCTTCAGACAATCAGACGGAAGCGGAAGGTGCATGTACCCATGGGTCGTCTGGGGGGAGGGAGACCATGTCGGagatgaggaggacgaggaggacagTTACGACGAAGAGATATACGAGACGCGCTCCACACGCAGCGGCCCCAGTGCCTACAGCGGCGTGGGAGGGGCCTGGCCCGGCGCGCAGCGGGAGGAGCAACGGGAAGGCGGGACCGGGACAAGAGAGCGGGAACGCAGCGGGCTCACGGGAGAGGAGTCTCTCCCGCGGTCCGACCGGCGCTCGCTCAACCAACCCCCGCGCCGCCAAAGTCACCCTCGTCAAGTCCCGCAAGAATGAAGGTGAGCATCACAAGTTGGGATGGAGCCAAATGTGCCGTTTCTCTAGAGAGACATCAAATCATTCACAATAGAATGAATGTCAAGAACTAaatgggagttgtagttttcattaagcaaatattcaacctagttcagtgcAGAAACGTGGTCTGCTCTTTTCTGTCTCGGACAAGAGATAGATTTATTTTTACAGTTGGTGAAAGTATGACTTATGTACTTTGTTAAACTAGTATAATTGCTCTGTAGCACGTAGGCAAGCtaggctagctaaataggacgaCTCAAGACGGTAGAGAAATGGGGAGAAAAGAGATGACGTTGGCtgactggttggttggctggctgtttggctgactggttggctggctggctggttggttggctggctggttgtttggcttgctggctggttggttggctggctgtttggttggctggctgtttggttggctgactggttggctggctggctggctggctgactgactgactggttggctggctggctggctggctggttggttgactgactgttttggctggctggctggctggttgttgGCTGGCTGGTGTGGCTGGCTTGTTttggcaggctggctggctggctggatggtttggctggctggttggctggctatttggctggctggctggctggttggttggctggctggttggttggctggctatttggctggctggttggttggctggctgtgctggctggctggctggctggctggtctggTTGGCTGGGTtgtttggctggctggttggttggctggctgtttggctggctggttggttggttggctggctgttTGGCTGtttgttggctggctggctgtttggctggttggttggctggctggcttggctgGCTGTGTTGGTTGGCtgtttggctggctggttggctggctggctggttggctggctgtttggctggctgctggttggctggctggttggttggctggctgtttggctggctggatggctggctgactggttggttggctggctgtgtggttggctgtttggctggctggctggctgttggttggctggctggctggttggtttggCTGACTGGTTGGCCTGGCTGagtggttggctggctggttggttggctgtttggctggctggctggttggttggctgacTGCTTGACTGGCttggctgactggttggctgcGCTGGTTTGGCTGGCTGTTTTGGCTGTTGGTGTGGCTgtttggttggttggctggctggctggctggctggttggctggctggttggctggctgtttggctggctggcttgtttggctggctggttggttggctggctgttTGGCTGGCTGGATGGTTGGGTTGGCTGGCTTGGTTGGTTGGctgtttggctggctggctggctggctggttggttggctggctggctggtggttggcaggtctgtctggctggctggctgttggTTGGCTGACTGTTGGCTGGCTGACTGTTTGGCTGCTGGTTTGGTTTGGCGTGTTGGCTGGCTGCGCTGGTtggttggctgactgactgactgactgggttgcctgactggttggctggctggttggttggctgttTGGCTGTTGGTTGGCTGTTTGGTtggtttggctggctggctggctggttgggcTGTCTGTTGGCTGGCTGtttgtggctggctggctgtttggctggctgatggttggctggctggcttggttggctggctgactggttggctggctggttggttggctgggcTGTTTGGCTGGCTTTTTGGCTGTTTGGCCTGGCTTTTTGGTGGCTAACTGGTTGGCTGGCTTTGGCTGGGTTGGCTGGCTCgatggttggctggctggttggttggctggttggctggctggcttggctgtgttggctggctgactggcttggtctggctggctggttggttggtttggCTGGTTGGTTTGGTTGGTCTGGTTTGGCTGCTACTaacctgagcagagatgagatctTACATTTAAGGACTGAAACGTTGTAAAGTTCATCAAGTAAAATTAAGTAATAAAACACACGGTCAGGGTTAGTTGggatcagggttagggttagttaggataTATGTTGTCTAGTcagggtgtagggttagttaggATATTGTTGTTCTAGTCGGGTTAGGGTTAGTTGGATATATTTGTCTcgtgtcagggttagggttatgttaggATTATGTTGTctagtcagggttagggttagttaggttaggCTAGTTGGTTAGGTTAGTAGGATATATGTTGTCTAGTCAGGGTTGGGTTAGTTAGGTATAATCTGTTGttagtcagggttagggttagttaggataTATGTTGTctagtcagggttagggttgttaGGATATATGTTGTCTAGTTGGGGTTAGTTTAGGATATATTGTTGTTAGTCAGGGTTGTTGGATATATGTTGTCTAGTCGGGTTAGTTAGGATATAATGTTGTCTAGTGATAGGATTAGGTTATGTTAGGATATATTGTTGTCTAGTCGCCGTGCATTACGCCTCCACCTCCGTGTTTCAGGGGGGTTTTCGGGTTGTTAGGATATATATGTCTGTCTAGTTGGGGTTATGGGTTAGTTAGGATTTATATGTTGTctagttggggttagggttagttaggataTATGTTGTCTAGTCAGGGTTAGTtagtgatatattgttgtctagTGGGTTAGGGCTTAGTTAGGATATATGTTGTctcgtcagggttagggttagttaggataTATGTTGTCtagttagggttagttttaggatGTATGTTGTCGTGCtagtctagggttagggttagttaggattATATGTGTCGGCTCAGGGTTAGTTAGGATATATGTTGtctagtagggttagggttagttaggataTATGTTGTCtatgtcagggttagggttagttaggataTATGTTGTCTAGTCAgggttaggttagttaggatataTGTTGTCTAtcagggtttagggttagttaggATATATGTTGTTGTCTAGTCAGGGTTAGTTAGGATATATGTTGTCTAGTGGGTCAGGGTTAGTTAGGATATATGTTGTCTAGTCAGGGTTAGGGTAGTTAGGTATTATGTTGTCttagtcagggttagggtttattTAGGTAGTAAATATGTTGTctagtcagggttagggttagtctggaTTATGTTGTctagtcagggttagggttagttaggataTATGTTGGTctagtcagggttagggttgttaGGATATATGTTGTCTAGTCGGGGTTAGTTAGGATATATGTTGTCTAGGTCTAGGGTTTAGTTTAGGATTATGTTGTCTAGTTCAGGGTTAGTTGGATATATGTTGGTCTATGtggttaggttagttaggattaGTATGTTGTctagttggggttagggttagttaggataTAATGTTGTCTAGTCAGGGTTTAGTTAGGATATATGTTGTctagttggggttagggttattaGTTAGGATATATGTTTGTctagtcagggttagggttgttaGGATATATGTTGTCTAGTTCGGGTTAGTTAGATGTATGTTGTTGTcggttaggttagttaggatataTGGTTGGGTAGGGTTAGTTAGGATATATGTTGTCTAGTCAgggttaggttagttaggatataTGTTGTctagtcagggttagggttagttaggataTATGTTGTctagtcagggttagggttagtttaggaTATATGTTGTCTaatca
It contains:
- the LOC112075256 gene encoding tight junction protein ZO-1-like; the protein is MVNAVSMDNVEHAYAVQQLRKSGKNAKITIRRKRKVHVPMGRLGERETMSEHEEDEEDSYDEEIYETRSTRSGPSAYSGVGGASARRSGRSTGRRDRDRERERSGSRERSLSPRSDRRSLNQPPRPAKVTLVKSRKNEGEHHKVGMEPNVPFL